In Paenibacillus xylanilyticus, the genomic window TTCTCCGGCCCCCGATTAATCATACTTACACCGTACACTGCTTTGGCAGAACGGAGTTCCGGTTCCGATGCAATCTGCCGAGCCAGATCAGGAAGCTGCTGTTCCATGGCCCGAATCATACGGATGGCCAGATGCATACTGGAACGCGAGGTCATCCCGAGTTCAAATAATTTTTTATTATCAAAATGAAGTTCAATAACCGGGTCGCCGTTTCGGATGACTTGCCCCTCGCTCATCTCAACCAACGCACCGTGATATACACGGGATCGATAATGAAGCATCGGGTCTTCTGGCGAAGCTGTACGCAGATGATACACCCAGTGGAACAGCTTCTCCCAGCCAAGCCATAAAGCAACCACAATTCGTTTCCATGGGGATAATACGGTCTGAGCTGGACTCGTTTTCTGAGATTCACTCACGGTAATGCCTCCTCCCATTAAGGTATCGATGCGTACACTTTGCAATCCCTGCCGCTCGGCCTCTTGCAGCACCACTTCCAAGGCCTGAAGCATCTGTTCAGGTGCATGTGCGTCAGCCCCGATCGTGGTACCCCGGTCATGCAGCAGCATAACTTCTCCGCCTCTGAGCTCTTTCAACATGCGTTCTGTCAGTTTCTTCGCTCCGACACGACTTCTCCAATCCTCGAACATGGAAGACCACAGGACAATCTGGCGATCCTTTCTGCTGAAAAAATCAAACAGGTTCATGATTCCCCAAGGCGGACGATAAAAACAGGTTCTTACCCCCGTGACCTCCTCTATAATCTGGCCTGTTCGCTGTATCTGATTTTTAACCGTACGCGGCCGCATTAACCAGTTGGTTTTGTGGATGTAGTTATGGATTCCGATCAGATGCCCTTGCTCATGAATGTGCTGGATAAGTTCCGGGTGACTGGCTGCATGCTCCCCAACCACAAAAAAAGTCGCCTTGGCATCGTATTGCTTCAGCAATCGGAGCAACCTTGGCGTGTATACCGGATCGGGACCATCATCGAATGTTAACGCAAACTGTGTATCGCTTTTCCCACGCCTGAACACGCGCAACCCAAAGAGTCTGCTGATCAAACTAGGAATAAAGGCGTAAAAAGATGAAATGTACAATGCCCATAAAAATAGGCTCTGAAGTAAATTGGTCATGCTCTGATTCCCCACTTCTCTTGCTGAATGACTGCTCCCATCCAAGTACTATGGAAAATAAATCGCCTTTAATTTTATCATAATTTAAACTTTTCTTGAATCCTGTTTTCCAAAAAACAAGTCAATCGTGTACAATAAATGGAATGAATGACGGATGAAGGAGCCCTGCCCATGTTACCCCTGTATAGAAAATATGGACGTACTGTTTTTGACATCGCTTTACTTGTGTTAACTGTATATTTGGTCATGTATGGCTTTAGCCGATTGTATCAACTCGCTGCACCTGTGTTTCTTTCATTTATCGTATACTGGATGATTGAACCGCTGGCCCGTTTTTTGCATCGCCGAGGACTGCCCAAAACACTGGGAGCTGCGATATCCGTTTTGCTTTTTCTCGCACTGATTGTTGCTGCCTTTTTTGGCGTGGGTCTGATTATTATCTCTCAAATATCCAATCTGCAGGATAACTTCCCTCGATACGTAGAGCTGCTGCAGAGCGAGTTCACCAATCTGGCCTACTTTCTTCAGGACAAGTGGAACGCAC contains:
- a CDS encoding polysaccharide deacetylase family protein, producing the protein MTNLLQSLFLWALYISSFYAFIPSLISRLFGLRVFRRGKSDTQFALTFDDGPDPVYTPRLLRLLKQYDAKATFFVVGEHAASHPELIQHIHEQGHLIGIHNYIHKTNWLMRPRTVKNQIQRTGQIIEEVTGVRTCFYRPPWGIMNLFDFFSRKDRQIVLWSSMFEDWRSRVGAKKLTERMLKELRGGEVMLLHDRGTTIGADAHAPEQMLQALEVVLQEAERQGLQSVRIDTLMGGGITVSESQKTSPAQTVLSPWKRIVVALWLGWEKLFHWVYHLRTASPEDPMLHYRSRVYHGALVEMSEGQVIRNGDPVIELHFDNKKLFELGMTSRSSMHLAIRMIRAMEQQLPDLARQIASEPELRSAKAVYGVSMINRGPEKFGFTVKDLPPGPFSSASKVYLKLLLSVIHPSGTKRLKQRSEQLVPKMIAMPLEALMERYGQHALVAATTEQMQSDLVETEAEVLAGAELNNTPTV